The Moritella sp. Urea-trap-13 nucleotide sequence ATTCATACCTTTATTTCAACATCCGATATTCACGTTAAAAGCAAACTAAAGCGTAGCTTTGACGATGTCCTCAATATGGGCCGCCATGCCATTAAGCATGCGCGTCGCTATACCGACGACGTTGAGTTTTCTTGTGAAGATGCAGGCCGAACACCCATAGATAACTTATGTCGTATGGTTGAAGAAGCGATTAAAGCGGGTGCAACAACAATTAATATCCCAGATACAGTTGGTTATACAGTGCCATCGCAATTCGGCGGCATCATCACTGACTTATTTAATCGCGTACCCAATATTGATCAAGCGATCATATCAGTACATTGTCATGATGATCTTGGCTTATCAGTTGCAAACTCAATTGCAGCAGTAGAACAAGGCGCACGTCAAATCGAATGTACTATTAATGGTATTGGCGAACGCGCAGGTAACTGCTCACTAGAAGAAATTGCCATGATCTTGCACACTCGCCAGGATTTATTAGGTAAAACCACGAATATCAATCCGCAAGAAATTTACCGTACTAGTCAGCTTGTTAGCCAGTTATGCAACATGCCGGTACAGAGTAATAAAGCGATTGTCGGTGCCAATGCCTTCTCACACTCATCTGGTATTCATCAAGATGGCATGTTAAAAGCCAAAAATACCTATGAAATAATTACTCCTGAAAGCATTGGTCTAACCCAAAACAAGTTAAATTTAACTTCACGTTCAGGCCGTCATGTGATCAAGCATCGTATGGCTGAACTTGGTTATGCTGACAATGATTATAGCCTTGATGAGCTATACGAAAGCTTCTTACAACTTGCCGATAAAAAAGGCCAAGTATTCGATTACGATCTAGAAGCATTAATCTTCTTTAATAATTTACACGAAGATAAAGAACACTTTAAATTAGATTATCTCAGTGTGCAGTCTGGTTCTGGTGTGAAAGCAACCGCGACTATTAGCTTGATCTCACAACTAGAAACCGCTGATGAACCACGTACAGATACGGAAGCAGCGATAGGAAATGGTCCTGTTGATGCCGTTTATAAATGTTTAAGCCGTATTTCTGGCTTTGATATCGATATCGCCGATTACCACATTACTGCAAAAGGTGAAGGTAAAGACGCATTGGGTCAAGTGGATATAGTCGCAACGTATGAAGGCCGAAAGTTCCACGGTATCGGCTTAGCAACAGATATCATTGAATCTTCGGCGCTGGCTTATATCCACGTAATGAATAATATCCATCGCGCAAATGCGGTAGAACAACAAAAACTTAAAAAACAAAATCAATAATATAGAAAAGGCGGCTAAGGATGACTGTAACAAAACATAATATTGCTGTATTACCAGGTGACGGTATCGGTCCAGAAGTAATGGCGGAAGCAATTAAAGTACTTGCTGCTGTACAAAGTAAGTTTAATTTAGAATTAACTTATGATTTTAATGATGTTGGTGGTATCGCGATTGATAACCACGGCACACCATTACCATCAAGCACACTTGCTGCTTGTGAAAATTCAGATGCGATCTTATTCGGCTCTGTCGGTGGTCCAAAATGGGAAGGTCTGCCACCACAAGAACAACCTGAACGTGGTGCACTATTACCATTACGCGGTCACTTCAAACTATTCTGTAACCTACGTCCAGCTAAGATCTATGCGGGTCTAGAAAAGTTCTCACCGCTACGTGCTGATATCTCCAATAATGGTTTTGACGTTGTTGTAGTGCGTGAGTTAACTGGCGGTATCTACTTTGGTCTACCAAAAGGTAACAAAGGCGAAGGCGCTGAAGAAACTGGTTTTGATACTATGTTATATAGCCGTGCGGAAGTTGATCGGATTGCACGTATCGCCTTTGAAGCAGCAAAATTACGTGGTAATAAAGTAACATCGGTTGATAAAGCAAATGTACTAGCGACCTCTGTTTTATGGCGTAAAGTGGTACTTGAAGTAGCACAAGATTACCCTGAAGTTGAACTTGAGCATATCTATGTAGATAACGCAGCAATGCAACTAATCAAAGACCCATCGCAATTTGACGTACTACTGTGCGGCAACTTATTCGGCGACATCATCTCTGATGAATGTGCAATGATCACGGGCTCTATGGGTATGTTACCGTCTGCAAGTATGAACGATTCTGACTTTGGTTTATATGAACCAGCAGGTGGTTCAGCACCAGATATCGCCGGTAAAGGCATTGCCAATCCAATTGCACAGATCTTATCTGCAGCTATGATGCTACGTTATTCACTCAAACAAGAAGACGCTGCACAAGCAATTGAGCAAGCGGTTTCATTTGTACTTGAAGAAGGTTATGCAACTGGCGATTTGCACAGTGACAGCAATACTAAACCGGTACAAAGCACGGCACAAATGGGCGATTTAATTGCCGCTAAAGTTGGCGCTTAATTAATCCCACATAAGCCAGTAGCTAAACTTATTTAAGTCGCACTTATCTAAGTCGTATCAGTAAAAAGGCCGAAAGTGAACTCCACTTTCGGCCTTTTTTTATCTGCTGACTATCGACTTATCACTAAATAACTTAAGTCACCAAAATAACTTAAGTCAAACTGGTAAACTCGACACCTATTTGGTAATTATCGCCATCATTATCAACGCGTGTTACTTTTGCTTCGGCTTGTAACGGCGGCACTCGGCTATCGCCCGTTGGTAGAAAAATACTCACGTTGTCGTTTAATGAAAAGTAACTTTCAGGTACATCTAACGACATGCCGCTAGCACTTAAATCACGACAAATAGCAGTAATATTACGCTCTTCATCCGTCACCTGCACCGGTGAGTCGATTAACATTCGGTGATAACTACGTCGTTCTAAATTAGCTTTTAGCACATCAATATCCCTCTTATTACTATAGTTTTTACATGCCGAGCAAAGGTTTATCAATGCTTAGCAAATTATAAATTATCCACAAATCTGAATGATTAGTTTATTTTTTGAGTATAGTCATCATTTATTCAGCCGGGACAGAGCAAAGTCAATAATGCGATCTAAACAACTATTTTGTTAGCTATTTGCCTACAATCAAACTACAGTTTACTCGCAATCTAACATGCCTTTATCAACAATAAAATCAATTATCCGTTGCAAACCTATTTGCTTTTTCATGTTGGTAAACACATAAGGTTTATCACCACGCATACGCTTGGTATCTTGCTCCATCACCTCCAACGAGGCACCTACATAGGGGGCTAAATCCATTTTATTAATCACCAGCAGGTCAGAGCGAGTAATACCAGGGCCACCTTTACGTGGTATCTTTTCACCTTCAGCGACATCAATTACATAAATGGTTAAATCGGCTAATTCAGGGCTAAAAGTCGCACTTAAATTATCACCACCGCTTTCGACAAAGACGATATCGAGGGTTTTGTGTAGCTTTGCTAACTCCTCAACTGCTGCCAAATTCATTGACGCATCTTCACGGATAGCGGTATGTGGACAACCACCAGTTTCTACTCCAATAATACGGTCAGCATCCAGCGCACCTGCTCGGGTTAAGATCTTCGCATCTTCTTGGGTATAAATATCATTGGTTACCACAGCAATATTATAAGTATCACGAATAGCTTTACACAAGACTTCTAATAATGCGGTTTTACCTGAGCCTACCGGACCACCGACGCCAATGCGTAATGGTTGTTTAAATTCTGTCATTGCAAATCCTTATGAGCGAAACAATCGCGTATATTGATGTTCATGTCGGCAACTCGCCATCACCTGAGCGGGCGTAAAGCTGCCAATGTTTTGATCTTCTGTTACTAATGCTTGTTGCACAGCGGCAGGTATCGACGCTGCTAATTTCATTAATAGTTGCTGGCCATCACTTTGCCCTAAGGGCACTAATTTAATACCCACAACGATAGTATTTTCTAACCAGCTCCAAAGATAACCACCTAGCGCTTTTTCTAATGGAATAGCCCACTGATTAATCGCCAAAGCAAACGCCGCAAGCTGTGTGGTTTCAACCATGTTAGCCAGTTCACTATCATCCAGTGATATCCCTAATCTTGGTAATAACCGTACAAATGCAAGTCCACGCTGGCGTTCTTCTAAGCGCATCTCTTTGGTTTCCCTGCTCGCCACTAAATAGTCACACCAAGTCTGCGCCTGCTGATGATCATTATTGGCTAAGCACGTTTGTAAACGCATAAGAATGGGTAATTCAAGACTGGCTAAGCTTTCTGACATTTGTCCTGACAACCAATTGTCTAAGCTATTCACATCCGTTACCCAGCCTTTTTCAATTGCCCACTCAAGCCCCTGAGAGTAGGTAAATCCGCCCACAGGGAGCGATGGACTGATCAACTGATATAGCTTTAATTCAGCTAACATATTATCCATACGACTTGCCTATTCGTTTGCGACGATTAATGTTCATGCGCATGGTTATGCGGGTGCACATACTCTTCCTCACTACTATGGGAGTGACCACCTGTAGTGCCGCCATATGCGCCGGGTTCGGGCTGAAATGCGGCATCTTCAACTGTCACATCTAAACCTAAACCAATCAACATTTCATCGAGTACATGATCATGGAGAAAGCGACACCAACCCGCTTCGACTTGCAACGGCACATGGCGATTACCCAAGTGATAACAGCCACGTGCGAATAATGTCGGATCATTGCAACGTGCCGTTGATACGCGTTCTTTTGCAGCGATCACTTGGACGATAAAATCATCATCCGTGGTGAGTTGTGTACCATGCTCTAATAGCTGACCACGCGGTAAAAATAACCCCGCATCGCGGCCATCTTCAAGTTGTACTTTAAGACGACTCTTGGTGCGTTGTAACATGGTCAAACACACATAAGCATCAACATGATTAGCTGCTAGGGTTAATATTTGCGTTAATTTGATCATTCCAATTCCTTTATTATAAAATTACGTAGACCAGATCCTTGGGGCATCTGGGATATAACCAAGCCAAGCTTCCCTGACAGCAGACCAAATCTGCACAAAACTGGCCATCATAGGTTCAGTGTGTTGCCCTAAAGCGCGGATCACTAACAACCCTTCAAGTTCACTTGCCCCTAGTAGTACCGCATCCCCGAAACGTGCTTGTTGCTCATCAATTATCTGATTAATTCGACACACCAACGCATCATCCACGGGGCTAATATACAGACTCCCCGTCATGGGATAACCGCGTAAAGAAGCCGCGTATTCAAGCTGGGTTTTATTCTGCAATCGTAGACTCTCTGCAAGCAGTAACTTACCGTCACGAAAGATATGTGTCTGCCCTAATATTTGACCATGAGTAAAGTCTTCAGCTAATACAGGGCGGCCAAAACACTGCATTTCCCAGCCGATAAAACGGGCATCTCCGGCCAAATTAATCTCGGTACTAAGTTTAACTTGGGCACCGGGAAAGAAAATATTCTCCATCGGCAACCATTCAAGAAAAGCACCATCCACAACAGCTAGTTCCTGAGACTGCCAAGCCGAATCAGCATTACTACGATAGAATTTAGTCGCTCCAGGAGTGGTTAATAACGCGTGAGCCCCTGAATCGACATGAATATCAAAGCGCAGTTGATCTCCACCTACGACACCTCCCGGTGGATGCAACAGATAGGTATGGCAAGTTTCGCCTTCCGGATAAAAGGGTTTTTGCACTGTCAAAGGACCAACTTGCTGGCGTTCCAGTAACCGTGTTTTACCACCCTTACTGCCATATTTAAGGCGAATTTCAGCGCGCCAGCCCTGATCACCATCAGGGCGTAAGAAACGGATAGTCGACGGAATACTCATCGAACTACGCCCCTAGAAAGGCGACTAATACTCCACTAATTCCCAGTGATGGGCTTAACCACTTAGCACTGACTTGACGGCCAATAACAGCGCCAAGCGTCAGTAAAACAACCGCACTGATGAGCATACCCGGTACAAACTGTACTAACTGTGCAGCAGGTGCTTCGACACCGTGTGCCCAACCATGGAACAACACCATTACCACTGCAGCGCTCGATAATAAGTTAACCTTTACCGTCACTTGCTGACTTTGTTTCCAGACCGCAACTGCAACAATAAATACCGACGCTAAAATTAAGCTTTCCATCCCCGTTATCAAACCAGTTAACGCGCCAAAACCAGTCCCTATTAACATAGTGACTAACGCGCCAAGAATAATACTGAGTTGTTTACCTTTCATTTGCGCTGCTAAAAAGCCCACGCCCAACAGCATGATCAAATGATCTAATCCCGTTAATGGATGCAACAAACCATTGGCAAACGTACTCGCCATGAAGGTTTCAGTACCGGTATGCGCCAATGCAGAACCAGAAAATAGCGCAGTTGATAATGCGGCAAGAGACATGACTTTTTTTGAGACGTTTTTTTTTGCAACGAACTGTTTTGCAAAGATCGGTTTTGAAACAGTTTGCTTTGAAACACCGTGTTCTGAAAATAGAGATTTAAACATTATTTTTTCCTTAAAATAATTTGCTACAAAATGTATACCTAGAAATACTGATGATACCGACACGCTAAAATAGAAAGTAACGTTGCGCCATCGGTAGTACCGTTGCAGGTTCGCACACTAACAATTCGCCATTGGCGCGTACTTGATAGGTTTGTGAATCCACTTCAATGGTTGGCAGCCAATCATTGAGTACCATATCTGCTTTACGTAACTGGCGGCAATCTTTAACAACACCAATCAGACTATTGAGCTGTAACTGCTCGGGAATGCCATCCTGTTTCGCTTGCTGAGAAATAAACAACATAGAGGTATTCTGCGAAGCCCGGCCAAAACTACCAAACATAGGACGATAGTGAACCGGTTGTGGCGTGGGAATAGAGCCATTCGGATCGCCCATCGGTGCAGATGCGATCATGCCACCTTTGATAATTAAACTCGGTTTAACACCAAAAAATGCCGGTTTCCATAATACTAAATCAGCCAATTTCCCCACTTCGACTGAGCCAACTTCATGACTCATACCGTGTGTAATTGCAGGATTAATGGTGTATTTGGCAACATAACGCTTAATACGGAAATTATCATGGTGCGGTGGATCTTGTGGCAAACTACCACGTTGTACTTTCATCTTATGCGCGGTTTGCCAAGTACGTGAAATGACTTCCCCTACCCGTCCCATTGCTTGCGAATCCGACGCGATCATCGAAAAAGCGCCCAGATCATGCAAGATATCTTCGGCAGCAATGGTTTCACGACGAATACGCGATTCTGCAAAAGCCACATCTTCAGCAATTGACGGTGATAAATGATGGCAAACCATTAACATATCTAAATGTTCATCGATGGTATTCACGGTATAAGGGCGGGTTGGATTGGTTGATGACGGTAAGATATTGGATTCACCACAAGCACGAATAATATCTGGCGCATGACCGCCACCTGCACCTTCAGTATGGTAAGTATGAATAACGCGATCGCCAATAGCATCTAAGGTTGATTCGACAAAGCCTGATTCATTTAGAGTATCGGTGTGGATAGCTACTTGTACATCGGTTTCGTCAGCTACCGTTAAACAGTTATCAATTGACGCTGGCGTTGTGCCCCAATCTTCATGGAGTTTTAAACCTATCGCACCTGCGGCGACCTGCTCATGCAAAGGAGCTGGCACACTGGCATTACCTTTACCTAACAAACCAAAGTTCATTGGAAAGTTATCCAGCGATTCCAACATACGGTGAATATTCCACGGTCCAGGTGTACACGTTGTGGCATTGGTACCGGTCGCTGGCCCTGTACCACCACCGATCATAGTGGTAATACCGGAAGTCAGCGCTTCATCAATTTGCTGTGGGCAGATAAAGTGAATATGTGAATCAACACCACCAGCAGTAATAATTGAGCCTTCTGCTGCGATGATCTCAGTACCAGGACCAATGATAATATCAACACCTGACTGAACGTCTGGATTCCCCGCCTTACCTATCGCGATAATCCGGCCATTTTTAACCCCGATATCGGCCTTAACTATGCCCCAATGATCGAGAATAACCGCATTGGTTATCACTAAATCTGGCGTATATTTAGACGTTAGCTGGCTTTGACCTTGGCCATCACGAATAACCTTGCCACCGCCAAATTTAACTTCATCACCATAACGGGTATAGTCATGTTCTACTTCTAACCACAGTTCCGTATCTGCTAGACGTAATCTATCGCCAGTGGTAGGGCCAAACATCTCCGCGTAGGCTTGCCTTGAAATTTTCGCCATCTATTTACCCTCATCCTTGTTTTCACAGCATGCTTCCTTGTCTGTCACAGCATGCTGTGCCGTAAATTCATCAATACTGCCCATGACCTTGCCCTGAAAACCATAAACCATACGATTGCCACCAAAAGCGACTAATTCAACAGTACGGCTTTGCCCCGGCTCGAAACGAATAGCAGTACCGGCAGCAATATTAAGCCGAAAACCTAAGGTAAGTTCACGCTCAAAGGTCAGTGCATCATTGGCTTCGTAAAAATGATAATGTGAACCGATCTGGATAGGACGATCACCAATGTTTGCGACGATTACTGACACGGTGGGCATATCCGCATTTAAGGTAATATGACCACTCGCTACCTGCATTTGTCCTGGGATCATACCTGATCCTGTGTGTATTTTATTCGCCATCATCATCCCTATATGATTGGTTCATGTACCGTGACAAGTTTGGTACCGTCAGGAAATGTAGCTTCAACTTGCACATCAGAAATCATTTCAGGGATACCTTCCATGACTTGCTCGGCAGTGAGCACAGTGCGACCAAACGCCATTAATTCAGCCACAGTACGGCCATCACGAGCGCCTTCCATAATGGCAGCACTAATCAGGGCAACGGATTCCGGATAATTCAACTTTAACCCTCGCGCCAAACGACGCTCAGCCACTAAAGCCGCCGTAAACAACAATAATTTATCTTTCTCTCTCGGCGTTAATTCCATTTACATCTCCGTTTAAGTATTAGATTAGCAATGCTTTTCTGTTTTTTAGATTGTTTACACTACTGTGACATAGATGTTGTAGATTTAACATATTATTTACACAGTGAGGTATTCCTGAATTAGTTCATCAGTTAACATCGCCATATCACCATTGGCGACTGCACGACCTCGGTCCAGTAAACAGAAGTTATCACCGACCTTTCTGGCAAAAGGTAATTTCTGCTCGACCAACAAGACGGTTAAGCCCAATTCTTGATTAAGCTTACGGATAATGTCACCAATCTCTTGGACGATATTAGGTTGGATGCCTTCAGTCGGCTCATCTAAAATCAGCAATTGCGGGTTAATCACCAGCGCTCGGCCAATGGCTAACTGTTGCTGCTGACCACCAGATAAATCACCACCACGGCGGTGCAGCATTTCTTTCAATACCGGAAATAACTGATAGATAAATTCCGGGATCTTGCGATCACCTTTGGCACGAATGGGTAAACCTATCTGTAAATTTTCTTCAACCGTGAGAGCTGAGAATATTTGTCGGCCTTGCGGTACATAACCAACGCCATGACGCGCGCGGCTTTCCGCACTCAGCGGGGCAATATTTTTACCTTGCAATACTATCTCGCCACTTTTAAGCGGTAATAATCCCATCACGCATTGCAGTAAGGTGGTTTTACCCACGCCATTACGGCCCATTAATACTGTACATTTACCTTTTGGTATCTGCATATCAAGATCCCACAAGGTATGGCTTTCACCATAAAACTGATTCACACCTTTAATCGATAACATGGCTACTCTCCCAGATAAACTTGTTTAACTTTGGCGTTATTTTGAATGTCAGTCATTGAACCTTCAGCTAAGACACTGCCTTGATGCAATACCGACACGGTACTGGCAATGGAGCGCACAAAGTCCATGTCATGCTCGACAACGACGACTGAAT carries:
- the leuA gene encoding 2-isopropylmalate synthase, with the protein product MSDQVIIFDTTLRDGEQALSASLTVKEKLQIAFALERLGVDVMEVGFPISSPGDFESVQTIARNIKNSRVCALSRALEKDIDAAGEALSVAKDFRIHTFISTSDIHVKSKLKRSFDDVLNMGRHAIKHARRYTDDVEFSCEDAGRTPIDNLCRMVEEAIKAGATTINIPDTVGYTVPSQFGGIITDLFNRVPNIDQAIISVHCHDDLGLSVANSIAAVEQGARQIECTINGIGERAGNCSLEEIAMILHTRQDLLGKTTNINPQEIYRTSQLVSQLCNMPVQSNKAIVGANAFSHSSGIHQDGMLKAKNTYEIITPESIGLTQNKLNLTSRSGRHVIKHRMAELGYADNDYSLDELYESFLQLADKKGQVFDYDLEALIFFNNLHEDKEHFKLDYLSVQSGSGVKATATISLISQLETADEPRTDTEAAIGNGPVDAVYKCLSRISGFDIDIADYHITAKGEGKDALGQVDIVATYEGRKFHGIGLATDIIESSALAYIHVMNNIHRANAVEQQKLKKQNQ
- the leuB gene encoding 3-isopropylmalate dehydrogenase produces the protein MTVTKHNIAVLPGDGIGPEVMAEAIKVLAAVQSKFNLELTYDFNDVGGIAIDNHGTPLPSSTLAACENSDAILFGSVGGPKWEGLPPQEQPERGALLPLRGHFKLFCNLRPAKIYAGLEKFSPLRADISNNGFDVVVVRELTGGIYFGLPKGNKGEGAEETGFDTMLYSRAEVDRIARIAFEAAKLRGNKVTSVDKANVLATSVLWRKVVLEVAQDYPEVELEHIYVDNAAMQLIKDPSQFDVLLCGNLFGDIISDECAMITGSMGMLPSASMNDSDFGLYEPAGGSAPDIAGKGIANPIAQILSAAMMLRYSLKQEDAAQAIEQAVSFVLEEGYATGDLHSDSNTKPVQSTAQMGDLIAAKVGA
- a CDS encoding PilZ domain-containing protein yields the protein MLKANLERRSYHRMLIDSPVQVTDEERNITAICRDLSASGMSLDVPESYFSLNDNVSIFLPTGDSRVPPLQAEAKVTRVDNDGDNYQIGVEFTSLT
- the ureG gene encoding urease accessory protein UreG; protein product: MTEFKQPLRIGVGGPVGSGKTALLEVLCKAIRDTYNIAVVTNDIYTQEDAKILTRAGALDADRIIGVETGGCPHTAIREDASMNLAAVEELAKLHKTLDIVFVESGGDNLSATFSPELADLTIYVIDVAEGEKIPRKGGPGITRSDLLVINKMDLAPYVGASLEVMEQDTKRMRGDKPYVFTNMKKQIGLQRIIDFIVDKGMLDCE
- a CDS encoding urease accessory protein UreF, producing the protein MDNMLAELKLYQLISPSLPVGGFTYSQGLEWAIEKGWVTDVNSLDNWLSGQMSESLASLELPILMRLQTCLANNDHQQAQTWCDYLVASRETKEMRLEERQRGLAFVRLLPRLGISLDDSELANMVETTQLAAFALAINQWAIPLEKALGGYLWSWLENTIVVGIKLVPLGQSDGQQLLMKLAASIPAAVQQALVTEDQNIGSFTPAQVMASCRHEHQYTRLFRS
- the ureE gene encoding urease accessory protein UreE yields the protein MIKLTQILTLAANHVDAYVCLTMLQRTKSRLKVQLEDGRDAGLFLPRGQLLEHGTQLTTDDDFIVQVIAAKERVSTARCNDPTLFARGCYHLGNRHVPLQVEAGWCRFLHDHVLDEMLIGLGLDVTVEDAAFQPEPGAYGGTTGGHSHSSEEEYVHPHNHAHEH
- a CDS encoding urease accessory protein UreD is translated as MSIPSTIRFLRPDGDQGWRAEIRLKYGSKGGKTRLLERQQVGPLTVQKPFYPEGETCHTYLLHPPGGVVGGDQLRFDIHVDSGAHALLTTPGATKFYRSNADSAWQSQELAVVDGAFLEWLPMENIFFPGAQVKLSTEINLAGDARFIGWEMQCFGRPVLAEDFTHGQILGQTHIFRDGKLLLAESLRLQNKTQLEYAASLRGYPMTGSLYISPVDDALVCRINQIIDEQQARFGDAVLLGASELEGLLVIRALGQHTEPMMASFVQIWSAVREAWLGYIPDAPRIWST
- a CDS encoding HupE/UreJ family protein, whose translation is MFKSLFSEHGVSKQTVSKPIFAKQFVAKKNVSKKVMSLAALSTALFSGSALAHTGTETFMASTFANGLLHPLTGLDHLIMLLGVGFLAAQMKGKQLSIILGALVTMLIGTGFGALTGLITGMESLILASVFIVAVAVWKQSQQVTVKVNLLSSAAVVMVLFHGWAHGVEAPAAQLVQFVPGMLISAVVLLTLGAVIGRQVSAKWLSPSLGISGVLVAFLGA
- the ureC gene encoding urease subunit alpha — encoded protein: MAKISRQAYAEMFGPTTGDRLRLADTELWLEVEHDYTRYGDEVKFGGGKVIRDGQGQSQLTSKYTPDLVITNAVILDHWGIVKADIGVKNGRIIAIGKAGNPDVQSGVDIIIGPGTEIIAAEGSIITAGGVDSHIHFICPQQIDEALTSGITTMIGGGTGPATGTNATTCTPGPWNIHRMLESLDNFPMNFGLLGKGNASVPAPLHEQVAAGAIGLKLHEDWGTTPASIDNCLTVADETDVQVAIHTDTLNESGFVESTLDAIGDRVIHTYHTEGAGGGHAPDIIRACGESNILPSSTNPTRPYTVNTIDEHLDMLMVCHHLSPSIAEDVAFAESRIRRETIAAEDILHDLGAFSMIASDSQAMGRVGEVISRTWQTAHKMKVQRGSLPQDPPHHDNFRIKRYVAKYTINPAITHGMSHEVGSVEVGKLADLVLWKPAFFGVKPSLIIKGGMIASAPMGDPNGSIPTPQPVHYRPMFGSFGRASQNTSMLFISQQAKQDGIPEQLQLNSLIGVVKDCRQLRKADMVLNDWLPTIEVDSQTYQVRANGELLVCEPATVLPMAQRYFLF
- a CDS encoding urease subunit beta — its product is MIPGQMQVASGHITLNADMPTVSVIVANIGDRPIQIGSHYHFYEANDALTFERELTLGFRLNIAAGTAIRFEPGQSRTVELVAFGGNRMVYGFQGKVMGSIDEFTAQHAVTDKEACCENKDEGK
- a CDS encoding urease subunit gamma, which encodes MELTPREKDKLLLFTAALVAERRLARGLKLNYPESVALISAAIMEGARDGRTVAELMAFGRTVLTAEQVMEGIPEMISDVQVEATFPDGTKLVTVHEPII
- the urtE gene encoding urea ABC transporter ATP-binding subunit UrtE, which translates into the protein MLSIKGVNQFYGESHTLWDLDMQIPKGKCTVLMGRNGVGKTTLLQCVMGLLPLKSGEIVLQGKNIAPLSAESRARHGVGYVPQGRQIFSALTVEENLQIGLPIRAKGDRKIPEFIYQLFPVLKEMLHRRGGDLSGGQQQQLAIGRALVINPQLLILDEPTEGIQPNIVQEIGDIIRKLNQELGLTVLLVEQKLPFARKVGDNFCLLDRGRAVANGDMAMLTDELIQEYLTV